A window of Haliscomenobacter hydrossis DSM 1100 contains these coding sequences:
- a CDS encoding NAD(P)-dependent alcohol dehydrogenase — translation MQVNGYGALSKTAPIAPIGFERREVGADDILVDILYCGVCHSDIHMARSEWGPSVYPIVPGHEIVGRVSAIGNNVTKFKVGDLAGVAVFVDSCRTCPSCQSGMEQYCDEGMTPTYNGFYRDGVTPTFGGYSSKYVIDEKYALHIPFTDQLEAVAPLLCAGITTYSPLRFAGVGKGHKVAVLGLGGLGHMAVKFAASFGAEVTMLSTSPSKEADARRLGAQHFVLTTDEAQMKPLKNHFDFILNTVSAVHDLNSFLDLLKLEGKMLLVGIPPEDHSVDAEKLISKRRSIVGSMIGGIQETQEMLDYCAEHNIVSDVEVIAMKDINEAYDRILKSDVKYRFVIDMKTL, via the coding sequence ATGCAAGTAAATGGTTACGGTGCCCTGAGCAAAACAGCTCCAATTGCACCCATTGGTTTTGAAAGAAGAGAAGTTGGCGCGGACGATATTTTGGTCGACATTCTGTATTGCGGGGTATGTCACTCCGACATCCACATGGCCAGAAGTGAGTGGGGCCCTTCGGTTTATCCGATTGTACCCGGGCACGAAATTGTTGGTCGGGTATCCGCAATTGGCAACAATGTCACTAAATTCAAAGTGGGCGACCTGGCTGGTGTAGCGGTTTTTGTTGATTCTTGCCGTACTTGTCCTTCCTGCCAAAGCGGGATGGAGCAGTATTGTGATGAAGGCATGACGCCGACCTACAATGGGTTTTACCGCGACGGCGTTACGCCGACCTTTGGTGGGTATTCTTCCAAGTATGTCATTGATGAAAAGTACGCCCTGCACATCCCTTTTACCGATCAGTTGGAAGCCGTTGCGCCCTTGTTGTGTGCCGGGATCACGACGTATTCCCCACTGCGTTTTGCCGGAGTAGGCAAAGGGCACAAAGTAGCAGTACTGGGTTTAGGTGGATTGGGGCACATGGCCGTTAAATTTGCCGCATCTTTTGGGGCTGAAGTGACCATGTTGAGTACCTCTCCCTCCAAAGAAGCCGACGCCAGACGCTTGGGCGCGCAGCATTTTGTATTGACCACGGATGAAGCACAAATGAAACCGCTGAAAAATCATTTTGACTTCATTTTGAATACCGTTTCAGCCGTTCATGACCTCAACAGTTTTCTCGATTTGCTCAAATTAGAAGGCAAAATGCTCCTGGTAGGTATTCCACCTGAAGACCATAGTGTGGATGCGGAAAAACTCATTTCGAAACGCCGCAGTATTGTCGGCTCCATGATTGGGGGCATCCAGGAAACCCAGGAAATGCTGGACTACTGCGCCGAACACAACATCGTTTCAGATGTGGAAGTCATCGCCATGAAAGACATCAATGAAGCCTACGATCGCATCCTTAAATCCGATGTAAAATACCGCTTTGTGATTGACATGAAAACACTTTAG
- a CDS encoding NPCBM/NEW2 domain-containing protein, with protein MKIQLNLTIICFLLLSTLSAQETRPIWLDDLPIKSFSEGIPAVLGKTNAAGDPLRIAGTTYPHGVGVNSTSILAFYLNSHAQSFSALVGVDDEGNKTLPHKFYVIGDRKILFESREMKWGDPAQKVEVDLQGIKRLGLLVKINDEGINRTYSNWADAKFVMLGNHLPENMPNTDEKYILTPAPGKAPRINSPKVFGARPGNPFLYTIAATGQAPINYSAKNLPQGLRLDPKTGIITGSVAQKSTHQSILRAKNKFGKATQRLTIKIGDTIALTPPIGWNGWNSWARNIDQEKVIASADAMVKMGLRQHGWTYINIDDAWQGQRGGPFNAIQPNEKFPDFKGMVDYIHSLGLKVGIYSTPMITSYAGYTGGSSNFEKGELPDSIIQNKRAYRYVGKYRFERNDARQMAAWGIDYLKYDWRIEVESAERMSAALQQSGRDIFYSISNSAPFAKVKDWVRLTNSWRTGPDIRDSWHSLYVSAFTLDKWAPYGGPGHWNDPDMMILGNVTTGSPVHPTRLTPDEQYSHVSLFSLLSAPLLIGCPIEQLDAFTLNLLTNDEVIAIDQDPLGKPARLIATENGVQIWLKSLADGSYALGLFNVGDFGQTPQSYFRWDDEQPLNFTLDLTKLGLNEKYQLRDVWRQKDLGGFSGKFQAAIPHHGVVMLKIIAN; from the coding sequence ATGAAAATACAACTGAATCTGACCATCATCTGCTTCCTTCTCCTGAGCACGCTTTCCGCTCAGGAAACCCGCCCCATTTGGCTGGATGACCTCCCCATCAAATCCTTCTCCGAAGGAATCCCCGCCGTATTAGGCAAAACCAACGCCGCTGGCGATCCTCTGCGCATCGCTGGAACCACCTACCCGCACGGTGTCGGCGTAAATTCCACCAGCATTCTTGCCTTTTACCTGAATAGCCACGCCCAATCCTTTTCGGCACTAGTCGGCGTCGACGACGAGGGCAACAAAACCCTGCCCCACAAATTCTACGTCATCGGCGACCGCAAAATCCTCTTTGAAAGCCGCGAAATGAAATGGGGCGATCCAGCCCAAAAAGTTGAAGTTGATCTCCAGGGGATAAAACGCTTGGGATTGCTGGTGAAAATCAACGATGAAGGCATCAATCGAACCTACAGCAATTGGGCCGATGCAAAATTCGTGATGTTGGGCAACCACCTGCCTGAAAACATGCCCAATACCGACGAAAAATACATTTTGACCCCCGCCCCGGGCAAGGCCCCCCGCATCAATTCACCCAAAGTATTTGGCGCCCGACCCGGCAATCCGTTCCTGTACACCATTGCCGCCACCGGGCAAGCACCAATAAATTATTCGGCTAAAAACCTGCCGCAAGGACTCAGACTGGATCCTAAAACCGGCATCATCACCGGAAGTGTAGCGCAAAAAAGCACGCATCAAAGTATCCTCAGGGCAAAAAACAAATTTGGCAAAGCTACCCAACGATTGACCATCAAAATTGGCGACACCATCGCCCTGACACCCCCCATCGGTTGGAACGGCTGGAACTCCTGGGCACGCAACATCGATCAGGAAAAAGTAATCGCCTCTGCGGACGCCATGGTAAAAATGGGCTTGCGCCAACACGGCTGGACCTACATCAACATCGACGACGCCTGGCAAGGTCAACGCGGCGGACCATTCAACGCCATTCAGCCCAATGAAAAATTCCCTGACTTTAAAGGAATGGTCGACTACATCCACAGCCTGGGGCTAAAAGTGGGCATTTATTCCACCCCCATGATCACCAGTTATGCAGGGTACACGGGTGGCTCTTCCAATTTTGAAAAAGGAGAATTGCCCGATTCCATCATACAAAACAAACGCGCCTACCGCTACGTCGGAAAATACCGTTTTGAACGCAACGATGCCCGTCAAATGGCCGCATGGGGAATCGATTATTTAAAGTACGACTGGCGGATTGAGGTGGAATCGGCTGAACGGATGTCCGCCGCACTTCAACAATCGGGGCGCGACATTTTTTACAGCATTTCCAATTCTGCACCTTTCGCCAAGGTCAAAGACTGGGTGCGTTTGACCAATTCCTGGCGTACCGGACCCGATATCCGCGACTCCTGGCACAGCCTCTACGTGTCGGCTTTTACCCTGGATAAATGGGCACCCTACGGTGGCCCCGGCCACTGGAACGACCCCGACATGATGATCCTGGGCAACGTAACGACTGGCTCACCCGTACATCCGACTCGGCTCACCCCCGACGAACAGTACAGCCATGTGAGTTTGTTTAGCCTGCTTTCGGCTCCTTTGCTCATCGGCTGCCCCATCGAACAATTGGATGCTTTCACCCTGAATCTGCTGACCAACGATGAGGTCATTGCAATCGATCAAGACCCGTTGGGTAAACCCGCCCGCCTGATTGCAACGGAAAATGGGGTGCAAATTTGGCTCAAATCGTTGGCAGATGGCTCCTATGCTCTGGGCTTGTTCAACGTCGGCGACTTTGGCCAAACGCCACAATCTTACTTCCGCTGGGACGACGAACAGCCTCTAAACTTTACCCTCGATTTAACCAAATTGGGTCTGAACGAAAAATACCAACTGCGGGATGTATGGCGGCAAAAAGACCTTGGTGGGTTCAGCGGAAAGTTTCAGGCTGCTATTCCGCACCACGGTGTGGTGATGCTGAAGATAATCGCTAACTGA
- a CDS encoding glycoside hydrolase family 28 protein: protein MLLKNLHLYLLFPVLLLLSSTTPPPSKSLKITSFGAIADGITNNVVAIQKAIDKVSKSGGGKVIIPPGNFMSGTVFLKTGVTLHLELGARLLGPTNRNDYAKVADRPAVVMAENQHHIGISGQGIIDGQGQELMLDIFKKLRSGEMVQDTIWKVKRPGGRTMVLNFKSCSDIHISGITLKNASDWVQDYRECSNLIIDGITVQSTAYWNNDGLDITDSKNVRISNCFINSTDDAICLKSENPALGCENVYIENCTLRSSANALKFGTRSDGGFRKITVRNLTIFDTYRSAIALESVDGGDLTDIDIQHINAKNTGNAIFIRLGQRTEGKASTLKGVYIAHVKVEVPLYKPDQGYPIEGPPDHLRPGEDKMPKRPSHFHIYGHPFLPYNLIPSSIVGLPGHPVQNVTLEDIEITYGGRAKKEIAHIPLDKITSVPENPKAYPDFSMFGELPAWGFYLRHAEGIKIKGMKLRYIDDDFRPALVLDDVNNSEFDGVEVLTAKEMPVVVLNRSEVVLKGLKMPVGVEMGVRKSGYE, encoded by the coding sequence ATGCTCCTGAAAAACCTACATCTCTACCTTTTATTCCCCGTGTTATTGCTCCTGAGCAGCACAACACCTCCGCCATCCAAATCCCTAAAAATAACCTCCTTTGGCGCCATCGCCGACGGCATCACCAACAACGTCGTAGCCATCCAAAAAGCCATCGACAAAGTATCGAAATCAGGTGGAGGCAAGGTCATCATCCCTCCTGGAAACTTCATGTCTGGCACCGTTTTTCTAAAAACTGGTGTCACCCTGCACCTCGAACTTGGTGCCCGCCTGCTCGGCCCCACCAATCGCAACGATTACGCCAAAGTAGCTGACCGCCCCGCCGTGGTCATGGCCGAAAACCAGCACCACATCGGCATCAGTGGCCAGGGCATCATTGATGGCCAGGGGCAGGAATTGATGTTGGACATTTTTAAAAAATTGCGCAGCGGCGAGATGGTGCAAGATACCATCTGGAAGGTGAAACGCCCTGGTGGCCGCACAATGGTGTTGAATTTCAAGTCTTGCAGCGACATCCACATCTCCGGCATCACCCTCAAAAATGCCTCCGATTGGGTGCAGGACTACCGGGAGTGCTCCAACCTGATTATCGATGGCATCACCGTACAAAGCACCGCCTACTGGAACAACGACGGCCTGGACATCACCGATTCCAAAAACGTGCGCATCAGCAATTGTTTCATCAATTCTACCGACGATGCGATCTGCCTCAAATCGGAAAATCCTGCGCTGGGTTGTGAAAACGTCTACATCGAAAACTGCACCCTGCGCTCCAGTGCCAATGCGCTCAAGTTTGGGACGCGGAGCGACGGCGGCTTTCGCAAAATCACGGTGCGTAACCTGACAATTTTTGACACCTACCGTTCGGCCATTGCCCTGGAATCAGTCGACGGGGGTGATTTGACAGACATCGACATTCAACACATCAATGCCAAGAATACGGGCAATGCCATCTTTATTCGCCTTGGCCAGCGCACGGAGGGCAAAGCGAGTACGCTCAAAGGGGTGTACATCGCCCACGTCAAAGTGGAAGTCCCCCTCTACAAACCCGACCAGGGTTACCCCATCGAAGGGCCACCCGATCACTTGCGCCCGGGCGAAGACAAAATGCCCAAACGCCCTTCCCATTTCCACATTTATGGGCATCCCTTTTTGCCTTACAACCTGATTCCTTCCTCCATCGTGGGCCTGCCCGGCCACCCGGTGCAGAATGTAACGCTAGAAGACATTGAGATCACTTATGGCGGCAGAGCAAAAAAGGAAATTGCACACATCCCGCTGGACAAAATCACTTCCGTTCCGGAAAACCCCAAGGCTTACCCGGATTTTTCCATGTTTGGGGAATTGCCCGCCTGGGGTTTTTACCTGCGCCATGCGGAAGGGATCAAAATCAAAGGGATGAAATTGAGGTATATAGACGATGATTTCCGGCCCGCCCTGGTGCTGGATGATGTGAACAATTCGGAGTTTGATGGGGTGGAGGTACTGACGGCGAAGGAGATGCCGGTGGTGGTGTTGAATCGGAGTGAGGTGGTGCTGAAGGGGTTGAAAATGCCGGTTGGGGTAGAGATGGGGGTGCGGAAGAGTGGGTATGAGTAA
- a CDS encoding IS982 family transposase, translating to MKYFTVAIYITISDMLQAMHHKEDEQRRIDDATIITTLVVSSRYFGGNIQNTLSYMKSDHCPGMLSKSQFNRRMHHIKDLIQAVFEVFSSVFKQENERQYYLLDSFPVKVCHNIRISRNRLLGYNDIFRGKNASKREYFYGFKAGVLCTEEGIPVEIALLPGSYHDARFLNRMDFNIPPEASIFGDNAFENHDLEDNSGQMGQIIWETMRKKNTSRGDIYQIRLWKKAIRRQIESVFSAICAAMPKTIHAVTPDGFNLKTFMFIFAYALSFLFNEQEFV from the coding sequence ATGAAATATTTCACGGTTGCAATTTACATCACAATTTCGGATATGCTGCAAGCGATGCACCATAAAGAAGATGAGCAACGTCGGATTGATGACGCGACGATCATCACGACCTTGGTCGTATCTAGCCGGTATTTCGGAGGAAACATCCAAAATACGCTTAGCTATATGAAGTCTGATCATTGCCCTGGCATGTTGAGTAAATCCCAGTTCAATCGTCGTATGCATCATATCAAAGACTTGATCCAGGCTGTTTTCGAGGTTTTTTCCTCCGTTTTTAAGCAAGAAAATGAACGGCAGTACTATCTTTTGGACAGTTTTCCGGTCAAAGTCTGTCATAATATTCGTATCAGTCGCAATAGGCTATTGGGGTATAATGATATTTTTCGAGGAAAAAATGCCTCGAAACGAGAGTACTTTTATGGATTTAAAGCGGGTGTTCTGTGTACCGAAGAGGGGATCCCTGTAGAGATTGCCCTTTTGCCCGGTTCTTATCACGATGCGCGATTCCTTAACCGAATGGACTTCAATATCCCCCCAGAAGCCTCCATTTTTGGTGATAACGCATTTGAAAACCATGATTTGGAGGACAACTCCGGCCAAATGGGGCAAATCATCTGGGAGACGATGCGTAAAAAAAATACCAGCAGGGGAGATATTTACCAGATCCGTTTATGGAAAAAGGCCATTCGAAGACAAATCGAGTCCGTTTTTAGTGCCATTTGTGCTGCAATGCCCAAAACCATTCATGCCGTCACCCCGGATGGATTTAACTTGAAGACCTTTATGTTCATTTTTGCCTATGCCCTTTCCTTTTTGTTTAACGAGCAGGAATTCGTATAG
- a CDS encoding NPCBM/NEW2 domain-containing protein yields the protein MCKRNAYLLLCLVLTVNIFAQSTSTVWLDDLPIQTFSEGLRPVEAKASYAKDTIRIQGQRFLRGIGGQSPMILAFFLNKKATRFTALVGPDDSGNQDIPLSFYVVADHKVLFEKLDMKHGDAPVAIDVDLRGVERFGLLVTDRVGGSNNKRTYANWANAKLEMLDDSKPGYIPNEDEKYILTPAPGKKPRINSAKIFGATPGNPVLYTIAATGEKPILFSATPLPKGLKLDSKTGIISGRVAQRGKYAITLNAKNKYGKARQKLLLNIGDTIALTPPIGWNGWNSWARDIDQGKVIASAEAMVSKGLRDHGWTYINIDDAWQGIRSGPDTALQANEKFPDIKGMMDRIHALGLKVGLYSTPYIASYAGFIGASSDYPAGGETQKLFVPSRQPYSRIAKYRFERNDARQMAVWGTDFLKYDWRIDVVSAERMSEALKKSGRDIVFSISNNAPFDKVKDWNRVTNMYRTGPDIKDSWTSLYHTSFTLDRWAPFSGPGHWMDPDMMILGDVSIGPVLHPTRLTPDEQYSHVSIFSLLAAPMLIGCPIERLDEFTLNLLSNDEVIAINQDPLGKAGRLVLEEDDVQVWLKPLEDGSFAVGLFNIGGYGKSPESYFRWGDEPEKVFTLYLDKIGLTGRYVMRDVWRQKNIAESSGSFQTNIPYHGVILLKFIPIK from the coding sequence ATGTGTAAACGAAATGCCTACTTGCTGCTTTGTTTGGTGTTGACGGTAAACATTTTTGCACAGTCGACAAGCACCGTTTGGTTGGACGACCTGCCCATCCAAACTTTTTCCGAAGGCCTGCGCCCGGTTGAAGCCAAGGCAAGTTATGCCAAAGACACCATTCGTATCCAGGGCCAGCGTTTTTTGCGCGGCATCGGAGGGCAATCACCCATGATTCTGGCTTTTTTCCTCAACAAAAAAGCTACTCGTTTCACTGCTTTGGTCGGCCCCGACGACAGCGGCAACCAGGACATTCCCTTGAGTTTTTACGTAGTGGCCGACCACAAAGTACTCTTTGAAAAGCTCGACATGAAACACGGCGATGCCCCTGTAGCCATAGATGTAGACCTACGCGGCGTCGAGCGTTTTGGATTGCTGGTGACCGACAGGGTAGGCGGCTCCAACAACAAAAGAACTTATGCCAATTGGGCAAACGCCAAACTGGAAATGTTGGACGACAGCAAACCTGGATACATTCCCAATGAGGATGAAAAATACATCCTGACTCCTGCTCCCGGCAAAAAACCACGCATCAACTCTGCTAAAATATTCGGCGCTACGCCAGGCAATCCGGTTTTATACACGATCGCTGCCACGGGTGAAAAGCCCATCCTATTTTCAGCTACCCCTTTACCCAAAGGGTTAAAACTCGATTCCAAAACGGGCATCATCTCTGGGCGGGTTGCCCAACGCGGCAAATACGCCATTACTTTAAACGCCAAAAACAAATACGGTAAAGCCCGGCAAAAACTCCTGCTCAACATTGGCGATACCATCGCCCTCACCCCGCCCATCGGTTGGAACGGCTGGAATTCCTGGGCGCGGGACATCGATCAGGGCAAAGTCATCGCCTCCGCTGAAGCGATGGTCAGCAAGGGCTTGCGCGACCACGGTTGGACTTACATCAACATCGACGACGCCTGGCAGGGCATCCGCAGCGGGCCCGATACCGCTTTGCAAGCCAACGAAAAATTCCCCGACATCAAGGGCATGATGGATCGTATTCATGCTTTGGGCTTAAAAGTAGGTTTGTATTCCACCCCTTACATTGCCAGTTACGCTGGTTTCATCGGGGCATCATCGGATTATCCGGCGGGTGGGGAAACCCAAAAATTATTTGTCCCCAGTCGGCAGCCGTACAGCCGGATTGCCAAATACCGTTTCGAGCGCAACGACGCCCGACAGATGGCTGTCTGGGGTACCGATTTTCTCAAATACGACTGGCGCATCGATGTAGTTTCAGCGGAACGGATGTCGGAAGCTTTGAAAAAATCGGGTCGGGATATCGTCTTTAGTATTTCCAACAATGCCCCTTTTGACAAGGTGAAGGATTGGAATCGGGTCACGAATATGTACCGCACCGGTCCCGACATCAAAGACAGTTGGACGAGTTTGTACCACACTTCCTTTACCCTGGATCGCTGGGCACCATTCTCCGGCCCTGGCCACTGGATGGACCCGGACATGATGATCCTGGGCGACGTATCGATCGGGCCCGTTTTGCACCCGACCCGTTTAACGCCGGATGAGCAGTACAGCCATGTGAGTATCTTTAGTTTGCTCGCTGCGCCCATGCTGATTGGTTGCCCCATTGAACGACTGGACGAGTTTACCCTGAATTTGCTGAGCAACGACGAAGTGATTGCCATCAATCAGGATCCGCTGGGTAAGGCCGGTCGACTGGTTTTGGAGGAAGATGATGTGCAGGTTTGGCTAAAACCACTGGAGGATGGTTCTTTTGCGGTGGGCTTGTTCAATATCGGAGGGTACGGAAAAAGCCCGGAATCCTACTTCCGCTGGGGGGATGAGCCGGAGAAAGTATTTACACTCTATCTTGATAAAATAGGTCTTACCGGCAGGTATGTAATGCGTGATGTTTGGCGGCAAAAAAATATCGCGGAATCCAGTGGTTCATTTCAGACGAATATTCCTTATCATGGGGTAATTCTGCTCAAATTTATACCCATCAAATAA
- a CDS encoding Gfo/Idh/MocA family protein yields MKTRRTFIKNTATALGGLGLMEFLPLEAIVSMRKAVAPSDKINVGLIGVKNQGFNNIRAFLKINDVNLTAICDVDDAQLAKRKDDLTKAGVPNLTVYKDYRKMLDNKDLDAVLVATPDHWHCLQLTDSLSAGKHVYVEKPVANSIGEAKAMIRATEASGKVVQVNQWQRSQKHFKDAIAFVKSGQLGPIINTKTWMYRGTQPLPVVANSPVPTGVDYNMWLGPAQMRDFNANRFHYEFRWFWDYAGGLMCDWGVHLLDIMLWGMGVNEPLSVSAVGGKRLFPTDARETPDYIHVTYDFGTFTNTWEHYMGTGAGQYGKGHGIAFIGTKGTLVVTRNGWEVIPEKDGEKFRMEGVALQNRVDNGLELHAQNFVDVMKSGKLADLACPIHAGATVAVNAHMGNVAYRTGEKIYWDAAKAKFNSKKANALILPTYHNGFDFPKV; encoded by the coding sequence ATGAAAACACGCAGGACTTTTATCAAAAATACAGCCACCGCTCTCGGCGGCCTCGGCCTCATGGAGTTTTTACCCCTTGAGGCCATCGTCTCCATGCGCAAAGCTGTCGCCCCGAGTGACAAAATCAACGTCGGCCTCATCGGCGTTAAAAACCAGGGGTTCAACAACATCAGGGCATTTTTAAAAATCAACGACGTCAACCTCACGGCCATTTGTGATGTAGATGACGCTCAATTGGCCAAGCGCAAAGACGACTTGACCAAAGCCGGAGTCCCCAATCTGACGGTGTACAAAGACTACCGCAAGATGCTCGACAACAAAGACCTCGACGCGGTACTCGTCGCCACCCCCGACCATTGGCATTGCCTGCAACTCACCGATTCCCTTTCGGCGGGCAAACACGTGTACGTGGAAAAACCCGTAGCCAACTCCATCGGCGAAGCCAAAGCCATGATCCGCGCCACCGAAGCCTCGGGCAAAGTGGTGCAAGTCAACCAATGGCAGCGCAGCCAAAAGCACTTCAAGGATGCGATTGCCTTCGTCAAATCCGGCCAACTCGGCCCGATCATCAACACCAAAACCTGGATGTACCGGGGCACTCAACCTCTCCCAGTAGTCGCCAACAGCCCCGTTCCAACTGGAGTTGACTACAACATGTGGCTCGGCCCCGCTCAAATGCGCGACTTCAACGCCAACCGCTTCCACTATGAATTCCGCTGGTTTTGGGACTACGCGGGCGGCCTGATGTGCGACTGGGGCGTACACCTGCTCGACATCATGCTTTGGGGCATGGGCGTAAACGAACCGCTATCGGTATCCGCCGTGGGTGGCAAACGCCTTTTCCCCACCGATGCCCGCGAAACCCCCGATTACATCCACGTCACCTACGATTTTGGCACCTTCACCAATACCTGGGAGCACTACATGGGCACTGGCGCGGGCCAGTACGGCAAGGGCCACGGGATCGCCTTCATCGGCACCAAAGGCACCCTGGTGGTGACCAGAAACGGCTGGGAGGTCATCCCCGAAAAGGATGGCGAAAAGTTCCGCATGGAAGGAGTTGCCTTGCAAAACCGGGTGGACAATGGCCTGGAACTCCACGCCCAAAACTTCGTCGACGTGATGAAAAGTGGCAAACTGGCCGACCTGGCTTGCCCGATTCACGCGGGCGCTACCGTGGCGGTCAACGCACACATGGGCAACGTGGCATACCGAACCGGAGAGAAAATTTATTGGGATGCGGCGAAGGCTAAATTCAACAGCAAAAAGGCGAATGCCTTGATTTTGCCGACGTATCACAATGGGTTTGATTTCCCGAAGGTGTGA
- a CDS encoding glycosylase yields the protein MKNGLLLLFLICCNLLVAQTKVDAPVPQEIMEKIYQEVKTPYKYGIVFKHRDSTKLIDSPTVFRKNQRWYMTYIVFDGQGYETWLAQSEDLLHWQEKGRIMSFTQNTWDANQKAGYLALVNTRWGGKYTVEKFQGKYWLSYLGGNSKGYEAGELGVGIAHTQNLSTPVEWTRVARPVLQSKDQDARWFENKVIYKSLIIRDDQKLTGHPFVMYYNAKGDTAKYESIGMAVSDDLLSWKRLGDNPILTRYKGICGDAQIARIGDVYVLFYFGAFWKPGAFERFACSYDLVNWTDWNGADLISPSETYDETYAHKPWVIKWKGTVYHFYNAVGKQGRVLALATSKPLNG from the coding sequence ATGAAGAATGGCCTACTCCTCTTATTCTTGATTTGTTGCAATCTGCTTGTGGCCCAAACCAAGGTAGACGCCCCAGTGCCCCAGGAAATAATGGAAAAAATCTACCAGGAAGTCAAAACCCCCTACAAATACGGCATCGTGTTCAAACACCGCGATTCCACCAAACTGATCGACAGCCCCACCGTTTTCCGCAAAAACCAGCGCTGGTACATGACCTACATCGTCTTTGATGGTCAAGGTTACGAAACCTGGCTGGCGCAAAGTGAAGATTTACTCCATTGGCAGGAAAAAGGCCGCATCATGTCCTTTACCCAAAACACCTGGGATGCCAATCAAAAAGCGGGTTACCTGGCTTTGGTAAACACCCGATGGGGTGGCAAGTATACGGTCGAAAAATTTCAGGGCAAATACTGGCTGTCCTACCTGGGCGGGAATTCCAAAGGTTATGAAGCGGGCGAGTTGGGAGTTGGCATCGCCCATACCCAAAACTTGAGCACGCCAGTCGAGTGGACGAGAGTAGCCAGGCCTGTGTTGCAATCCAAAGATCAAGACGCCCGCTGGTTCGAAAACAAGGTCATTTACAAAAGTTTGATCATCCGGGATGACCAAAAACTGACGGGACATCCATTTGTGATGTACTACAATGCGAAAGGGGATACGGCAAAATACGAAAGCATCGGCATGGCGGTTTCGGATGACTTGCTCAGCTGGAAACGACTCGGCGACAATCCGATCCTTACCCGCTACAAAGGGATTTGTGGCGATGCCCAAATTGCCAGGATTGGAGATGTTTACGTCCTGTTTTACTTCGGAGCCTTCTGGAAACCCGGCGCTTTTGAACGATTCGCCTGCTCCTACGACCTCGTCAACTGGACCGATTGGAACGGAGCGGATCTAATTTCGCCATCAGAAACTTATGACGAAACCTATGCCCATAAACCCTGGGTGATCAAGTGGAAAGGTACTGTGTATCATTTTTATAATGCAGTAGGCAAGCAGGGCAGAGTCTTGGCGCTGGCTACTTCCAAACCCTTGAATGGGTAA
- a CDS encoding formylglycine-generating enzyme family protein: protein MSYLANFRWKQNCIDLSSGIKRRVRFIGLNDNEPQWVDPGIDGNIFAETNTNIRFALNTIMPGTSGAPLITTKGIVGLITQDDSGRAIALKINQIKTLFNKSLSTSFQLQPWGSKPAPASTQNNTFIPLPAPNTPFSMIFIKKGTFVMGCTYEQGNECTEQEKPMHQVTVQDFYISNYEVTQLQWKAIMGTNPSYYSNCDQCPVEQVSWYDIQEYLKKLNLQTGKKYRLPTEAEWEYAARGGNQSKNYKYSGSNGIEEVAWYSNNASSNRPVGQTKANELGLFDMSGNVEEWCQDNFRDYPGSKPTLANPENRIVRGGSSGGAATYCRVAYRNSYAPSFRNRNLGFRLAYSP from the coding sequence TTGAGTTATTTAGCTAACTTTAGATGGAAACAAAATTGTATCGACTTATCCTCTGGTATTAAGCGTAGAGTGCGTTTTATTGGTCTTAATGACAATGAACCACAATGGGTTGACCCTGGAATCGATGGAAATATTTTTGCAGAAACGAATACCAATATTCGATTTGCCCTTAATACGATTATGCCAGGAACTTCTGGAGCGCCACTAATTACTACAAAGGGAATCGTTGGATTGATTACGCAAGACGATAGTGGCCGTGCCATTGCCCTGAAAATCAATCAAATTAAAACATTGTTTAATAAATCATTAAGTACAAGTTTCCAGCTCCAACCCTGGGGTAGTAAACCAGCCCCTGCATCAACACAAAATAATACTTTCATACCCCTTCCTGCACCGAATACTCCTTTTTCGATGATATTCATTAAAAAGGGAACATTTGTAATGGGTTGTACCTATGAACAAGGAAATGAATGTACCGAGCAGGAAAAACCTATGCATCAAGTAACAGTTCAAGATTTTTATATAAGTAATTATGAAGTGACGCAGTTACAGTGGAAAGCCATTATGGGGACAAACCCTAGTTACTATTCGAATTGTGATCAATGTCCAGTAGAGCAAGTTAGTTGGTATGATATACAGGAGTATCTTAAAAAACTCAACTTACAAACGGGCAAAAAATATCGACTACCTACTGAAGCCGAATGGGAGTATGCTGCGCGAGGAGGCAATCAAAGCAAGAACTATAAATATTCAGGCAGTAATGGTATTGAAGAAGTAGCTTGGTATTCCAATAACGCTAGTAGTAACAGGCCAGTTGGTCAAACAAAAGCCAATGAACTAGGACTATTTGACATGAGTGGTAATGTAGAAGAATGGTGTCAGGATAATTTTCGCGACTATCCAGGGTCGAAACCAACATTAGCAAATCCAGAAAATCGCATAGTACGTGGCGGTAGCTCAGGAGGTGCCGCAACCTACTGTCGTGTAGCCTACAGGAATTCTTATGCGCCTTCTTTTCGTAACCGAAATCTAGGGTTCCGCTTAGCTTATAGTCCTTAA